AAGCGGCGAAGACAGGCAAGATCGGGGACGGAAAAATCTTCGTGTTCAACCTCGAGCAAGCCATCCGCATCCGTACAGGGGAAACCGGCGGCGACGCCCT
The Pseudomonadota bacterium genome window above contains:
- a CDS encoding P-II family nitrogen regulator, giving the protein AAKTGKIGDGKIFVFNLEQAIRIRTGETGGDAL